One Pyxicephalus adspersus chromosome 3, UCB_Pads_2.0, whole genome shotgun sequence genomic window carries:
- the EMILIN3 gene encoding EMILIN-3 encodes MQNRMLRILLIVSLSVMLSGLLCPAEAKGTYFPPPATGRFIQSLYTPGSHPQTYGKPITKHRNYCVYVVEKNVTCTQQDGTEPYIKAEYLKCSWGPKCPGTVVYRTLFRPKYKIGYKIVTELQWRCCPGHSGDSCQDGTPVQPAYHPPYMGPKAGPGQKPFPPPKTPPYHPKLQPETFPDPPISSKKSGYGRKLPPIFGERLDRLEEEVRRLSQSYDSLQGIVSGLGDSLRLTIQEDTNKMIGSLVSAPASSSQSSVGFGVIPDALAEAPHVPGDLTGKVAEVSELLRSKTELLDEVNGMVMGHEAQLQHLLEAARPSPLTSTEMLEQYLEGKIAEAQAKMMEGIEARIQKIQGNCDIKVQEVQKQCQDVEQAASQRMQQQMDGREVSLQSELSKFSARLQELGAVDGCCGRLEDLSRRVEELERSLHQLTEDHHALGQKVDIEMTMLLVEPQIGARIDEVESRLNLTEEGVRRCCQDGEERGHLLTELDGVRASVDDKVRVLEERLLTAVGELTNASAPLALDGAVMPLLDAHLSGIRKEGLEGLEGIQSRLAAVEELCAAGCSAPGGESLVEIHNEISKCQKQNQDVQKQLSHLNGTVLGIKKQLQRQQEEALQGEITLLQVNLRSVGRSLHGLEETVNRFSDTVSQVNSTVEERGNRLTEELITVQGQIDGQGSQIRSSRAQLLGLRGDMERVKARLAGQLGSCQVLAREIQAEVSQFERRVNQVEGACGAQEASFFGYLDHVNSTLASHDQGLEALRYELNRITQHVPSLPLPPTTQDTPEGK; translated from the exons ATGCAGAACAGGATGCTCAGGATTTTGCTTATAGTTTCTCTCTCTGTGATGTTAAGTGGGCTATTATGCCCTGCCGAAGCCAAAGGGACATATTTCCCACCTCCTGCAACGGGAAGGTTCATCCAAAGCCTGTATACACCTGGTTCTCATCCCCAAACCTATGGCAAACCCATCACCAAGCACAG GAATTACTGCGTCTATGTGGTGGAGAAGAACGTGACCTGCACACAGCAGGACGGCACAGAACCGTATATCAAGGCTGAGTACCTCAAGTGCAGCTGGGGACCCAAATGCCCAGGAACTGTTGT GTACAGAACACTTTTCAGGCCCAAGTATAAAATCGGGTACAAGATAGTGACCGAGCTACAGTGGCGTTGTTGTCCTGGACATTCAGGGGACTCCTGCCAAGATGGAACTCCTGTCCAACCAGCATACCACCCACCTTACATGGGACCTAAGGCAGGCCCAGGACAGAAGCCGTTCCCTCCACCAAAGACCCCTCCTTACCACCCTAAACTGCAGCCTGAGACTTTTCCGGACCCACCAATTTCATCTAAGAAGAGTGGCTATG GTAGAAAACTTCCACCTATATTTGGAGAACGTTTAGATCGTTTGGAAGAAGAAGTCAGACGTTTATCTCAGTCTTATGACAGCTTACAAGGAATAGTAAGCGGCTTGGGGGACTCTCTGCGTCTTACTATACAAGAAGACACCAACAAAATGATTGGTTCATTAGTGAGCGCTCCTGCTTCTTCATCACAGTCTTCTGTTGGATTCGGTGTGATTCCAGATGCTTTGGCAGAAGCTCCTCATGTACCCGGAGACCTAACTGGCAAAGTAGCTGAAGTAAGCGAACTTCTAAGATCCAAAACAGAGCTCCTGGATGAGGTGAATGGAATGGTGATGGGCCATGAAGCACAACTCCAGCACTTACTGGAGGCTGCAAGACCTTCTCCCCTTACATCCACAGAAATGCTGGAACAATACTTGGAGGGCAAAATAGCTGAAGCACAGGCAAAGATGATGGAAGGAATAGAGGCCCGGATACAGAAGATCCAAGGTAACTGTGACATTAAAGTACAGGAAGTGCAAAAGCAGTGCCAAGATGTCGAACAGGCAGCAAGTCAAAGAATGCAGCAGCAAATGGATGGAAGAGAAGTTTCCCTGCAGAGTGAATTGTCAAAGTTTAGTGCCAGACTACAGGAACTGGGTGCAGTCGATGGCTGCTGTGGACGATTGGAGGATCTCAGTAGGCGCGTGGAGGAACTGGAACGTAGTTTGCATCAGCTGACTGAAGACCACCACGCTCTTGGCCAAAAGGTGGATATAGAAATGACAATGCTTTTGGTGGAGCCACAGATTGGAGCAAGGATAGATGAAGTGGAAAGCAGGTTAAACTTAACCGAGGAAGGTGTCAGAAGATGTTGCCAGGATGGAGAGGAAAGAGGCCACTTGTTAACTGAGTTGGATGGAGTAAGGGCTTCTGTGGATGACAAAGTTAGGGTTTTGGAAGAGAGACTTTTAACAGCTGTTGGAGAGCTCACCAATGCCTCAGCTCCTTTGGCTCTAGATGGAGCAGTGATGCCTTTATTGGATGCTCATTTGTCTGGGATACGGAAAGAAGGTCTTGAAGGCCTGGAAGGTATACAGAGTCGTCTTGCTGCCGTCGAGGAGCTGTGTGCTGCTGGATGTTCTGCACCTGGAGGAGAATCTCTTGTAGAAATTCATAATGAGATCTCAAAGTGCCAGAAGCAGAACCAGGATGTCCAAAAACAACTAAGTCACCTGAACGGTACTGTTTTAGGCATTAAGAAGCAGCTTCAAAGACAACAAGAGGAAGCATTACAAGGTGAGATCACTCTGCTACAAGTTAACTTGCGCAGTGTTGGACGTTCTTTGCATGGCTTGGAAGAAACAGTGAACAGATTTTCAGATACCGTATCCCAAGTAAATTCCACTGTGGAGGAACGGGGTAACCGGCTTACCGAAGAACTGATCACCGTTCAAGGACAAATAGATGGTCAGGGCTCTCAAATCCGGTCCAGCCGAGCACAGCTTCTAGGACTACGTGGGGATATGGAAAGGGTGAAAGCACGTCTTGCGGGTCAGTTAGGTAGTTGTCAAGTTCTGGCCCGTGAAATTCAGGCGGAGGTGTCACAGTTTGAACGTAGGGTGAACCAAGTAGAAGGTGCCTGTGGAGCACAGGAAGCAAGCTTTTTTGGCTACCTTGACCATGTCAACAGCACACTAGCCTCTCATGATCAAGGTTTGGAGGCCCTGAGATATGAGCTGAACAGAATTACACAACATGTGCCCAGCTTGCCACTGCCACCTACAACACAGGACACTCCGGAAGGCAAATAG